The following are encoded in a window of Sediminispirochaeta bajacaliforniensis DSM 16054 genomic DNA:
- a CDS encoding SufB/SufD family protein: MDDGTSNRNEALERLLASINMHKHQFGEDTAHVEIHGNKVLGTHTLPGLSVESEEREDGVSVIIRLAAGVELEKPVYFCFGILPEQGMQRIEMDVLIEEGAKAEFVAHCTFPNARDVTHLMDAKIVLEKNASYRYFERHIHSPEGGLTVVPKAQVELKEGAFFSSEFELIKGRVGSIDIDYEVECGPKATMELISRISGKGNDKIRIREAGHLAGAYSKGLLASHIALRGDAVAEIFNDLRASAPYATGHVDCNEIVQDRARAKAVPVVQVEDPKAHVTHEAAIGSVDSKQLQTLMSRGLSEEQAVEMIIEGMLS, translated from the coding sequence ATGGATGATGGTACAAGCAATCGTAACGAGGCTTTGGAAAGGCTTCTTGCTTCAATTAATATGCATAAGCATCAATTCGGCGAAGATACGGCCCATGTGGAAATTCATGGAAACAAGGTCCTTGGGACCCACACCTTGCCGGGGCTTTCCGTTGAATCCGAGGAGCGGGAAGATGGCGTTTCGGTTATCATACGCCTCGCTGCCGGGGTCGAACTCGAGAAGCCCGTTTATTTCTGCTTCGGTATCCTTCCTGAACAGGGTATGCAGCGAATTGAGATGGATGTCCTGATAGAGGAGGGGGCGAAAGCGGAATTTGTTGCTCACTGCACCTTTCCAAACGCACGTGACGTGACTCATCTGATGGATGCAAAGATCGTTCTTGAAAAGAATGCAAGCTATCGTTATTTTGAGCGACACATCCACAGCCCCGAAGGAGGGCTTACGGTTGTTCCGAAGGCTCAGGTTGAGTTGAAGGAGGGGGCCTTTTTCTCGTCGGAATTCGAGCTTATCAAGGGGCGGGTCGGTTCCATCGATATCGATTACGAGGTGGAGTGCGGTCCCAAGGCTACAATGGAACTCATCTCTCGGATTAGCGGCAAGGGTAATGACAAAATCAGGATACGGGAGGCAGGGCATCTTGCAGGAGCCTATTCAAAGGGCTTGCTTGCTTCTCATATCGCTTTGAGAGGGGACGCCGTTGCCGAAATATTCAACGATCTGCGCGCCTCTGCTCCCTATGCAACCGGCCATGTGGATTGCAACGAAATTGTGCAGGACAGGGCCAGGGCAAAGGCCGTTCCTGTTGTCCAGGTGGAAGACCCCAAGGCCCATGTTACCCACGAGGCTGCAATAGGTTCGGTCGATTCGAAGCAGCTTCAGACCCTTATGAGCCGGGGCCTTTCCGAAGAGCAGGCGGTTGAGATGATTATTGAAGGGATGCTGAGTTAA
- a CDS encoding RNA polymerase sigma factor, producing the protein MDILRPNLERIAIDFGPKVSSLSRRMISNRAVAEEAAQEAWVEIVRSWKSFRGDSAVSTWVYTVARRTILRHANKEGVYGRDELNAYYAENPIDIPGNADPEKEAWVKESCDHCLTAMLHCLNPEDRLLYLFRDVIPLPYSELSRIFGVEVATLRKRVSRANKKMEAYLTQQCRLVNHEDSCTCTIRQAVDDVDLSAEYDKVHAVIKETGRIQAIGGLLPSKNYWLALLTTDVAEKP; encoded by the coding sequence ATGGATATACTACGTCCCAACCTTGAACGGATAGCTATAGATTTTGGCCCGAAGGTCTCTTCCTTAAGTCGACGCATGATCTCTAACCGCGCCGTGGCGGAAGAAGCTGCGCAGGAGGCATGGGTTGAGATCGTTCGTAGCTGGAAGAGTTTTCGGGGTGACTCAGCGGTGAGCACCTGGGTGTACACGGTTGCCAGACGGACTATTCTTCGCCATGCGAACAAAGAAGGTGTCTACGGTAGAGACGAGCTGAATGCATACTACGCTGAGAATCCTATCGATATCCCCGGTAATGCCGACCCTGAAAAAGAGGCCTGGGTTAAGGAGAGTTGTGATCACTGCCTGACTGCAATGCTCCATTGCCTGAACCCGGAAGACCGCCTGCTTTACTTATTTCGCGATGTTATTCCCTTGCCGTACTCGGAACTAAGCCGCATTTTCGGGGTTGAGGTCGCTACCTTGCGAAAACGGGTATCCAGGGCCAATAAAAAGATGGAAGCCTATCTCACACAGCAATGTCGGCTGGTCAATCATGAAGATTCGTGCACCTGTACCATTCGACAGGCCGTGGATGACGTGGATTTATCCGCGGAATACGACAAGGTGCACGCAGTTATCAAAGAGACCGGCCGGATTCAAGCGATAGGAGGTCTGCTACCCTCAAAGAATTACTGGCTTGCGTTGCTCACCACCGATGTTGCCGAAAAACCATAA
- a CDS encoding L-2-amino-thiazoline-4-carboxylic acid hydrolase encodes MEIDDKSRINFLQTAFLGEFGMHQKILDDTGIKEKAAEIKHQFGELNAQRMKEAFQFTKVEEPFLFSAAMFECADWEVSKKESTTTIESKTCKFVGICRSMGTSDPCNMYCLEPMYQMAHAIDPTARITTKKTLWKGDNCCSVEIVQEVKP; translated from the coding sequence ATGGAGATTGATGATAAAAGCAGAATCAATTTTTTACAAACCGCGTTTTTGGGTGAGTTCGGCATGCATCAGAAGATTTTGGATGACACAGGCATCAAGGAAAAGGCGGCGGAGATCAAACACCAATTCGGTGAGTTGAACGCTCAGCGCATGAAAGAGGCCTTCCAATTCACCAAGGTGGAAGAACCCTTTCTCTTTTCGGCAGCCATGTTTGAATGTGCCGACTGGGAAGTATCAAAAAAAGAAAGCACCACCACCATTGAGAGCAAAACATGTAAGTTCGTCGGCATCTGCCGCAGTATGGGGACCTCCGATCCCTGCAACATGTACTGCCTTGAACCGATGTATCAAATGGCTCACGCCATCGATCCTACTGCCAGGATCACCACAAAAAAGACCTTGTGGAAGGGCGACAACTGCTGCTCGGTTGAAATCGTGCAGGAAGTAAAGCCTTGA
- a CDS encoding ATP-binding protein has product MPMAEQLIVKNLEFIKVLPSWAQELSYKYLSKTTNLYIVHGNIRDFLPNKMIEGEFIFVRIQEFVSEVLFGNRDIIAYYDRSSGINFCTPEMRDQYIKVMRRQYPDLEPEALISRDPIKAFDLLEKYFLLNIPNKKRIVLIIDYAETIIPSTDLSRMDDEDRYCLVTLNRWSHDPIFTQGDVSVILLTENLADLSPRLVGTPTTVKVNIPIPDETVRRKFLEFLDRRDELMLEHRLNPERVAKITSGLNLMNLNQLAAESYQEDKPITLEYLRVKKKEIIENEGAGLLEFIESEHDLSMVSGHDFVKKRFKSAARAIKQGRFDVLPMGYLIAGPVGTGKSFMVTAFAGEIGIPIVRFQNFRSKWQGVTESNLEKALNILKAMSPVGVMIDEADAFLGDRNQEGDSGTSNRIFAQIASFMGNTEYRGKIIWFLITCRPDLLPIDLKRQGRAEEHLALFYPETAIEKEELFSTLIRKLKMKVKEFPISDLLKRHRFESSGADLESILIRAKFNAAMEGHVIVTREDMEQAFEDFIPPAYPHEIELQNLVAVLECTSREMVPKRFQNLDRTKLVNQIRDLKELLGERE; this is encoded by the coding sequence ATGCCGATGGCTGAACAACTAATCGTAAAAAACCTGGAGTTCATAAAGGTTCTTCCTTCCTGGGCCCAGGAACTTTCCTATAAATACCTCTCCAAAACAACGAACCTTTATATCGTACACGGTAATATCAGGGACTTTCTCCCCAACAAAATGATCGAGGGTGAGTTTATTTTCGTCAGGATTCAGGAATTCGTATCCGAGGTCCTTTTCGGCAATAGAGATATTATCGCCTATTACGATCGTTCCTCTGGTATCAATTTCTGTACCCCTGAGATGCGGGATCAGTACATCAAGGTGATGCGTCGTCAATATCCGGATCTGGAACCAGAGGCCTTGATCAGCAGGGATCCCATCAAAGCCTTTGATCTCCTTGAGAAATATTTCCTGCTCAATATCCCCAATAAAAAGCGCATCGTTCTCATCATAGATTACGCCGAAACAATCATCCCCTCTACCGACCTTTCCAGAATGGATGATGAAGACCGCTACTGCCTTGTTACCTTAAATCGGTGGAGCCACGATCCGATTTTTACCCAAGGGGATGTATCGGTCATCCTGCTTACCGAAAATCTGGCGGACCTCAGCCCGCGTCTTGTCGGGACACCCACAACGGTAAAGGTAAACATTCCTATTCCCGATGAAACGGTCAGGCGAAAGTTCCTTGAATTTCTGGATCGCAGGGACGAGCTGATGCTCGAACATCGGCTAAATCCCGAACGAGTGGCAAAGATCACCAGCGGCCTCAACTTGATGAACCTCAACCAACTGGCTGCAGAAAGCTATCAGGAAGATAAACCCATTACCCTTGAATATCTGCGGGTGAAGAAAAAGGAGATTATCGAAAACGAGGGAGCCGGGCTTTTAGAGTTTATCGAATCGGAACATGATCTTTCCATGGTTTCCGGCCACGATTTTGTAAAAAAGCGATTTAAGAGCGCGGCAAGGGCCATTAAGCAGGGCCGATTCGATGTTCTGCCCATGGGGTACCTCATTGCAGGGCCGGTAGGGACCGGAAAGTCCTTCATGGTCACAGCCTTTGCCGGAGAGATCGGTATTCCCATCGTTCGATTTCAGAATTTTCGTTCAAAATGGCAGGGAGTAACCGAATCGAACCTTGAAAAGGCCCTCAACATTCTAAAGGCAATGAGCCCTGTGGGGGTGATGATCGACGAAGCAGACGCCTTTCTCGGGGATCGTAATCAAGAGGGGGACAGCGGCACCAGTAACCGTATCTTTGCTCAGATTGCAAGTTTTATGGGAAATACCGAATATCGCGGTAAAATCATTTGGTTCTTGATCACCTGCCGCCCCGATCTCCTCCCCATCGATTTGAAACGTCAGGGACGGGCGGAAGAGCACCTTGCCCTTTTTTATCCGGAAACCGCGATAGAAAAAGAGGAACTCTTTTCCACCCTAATCAGAAAGCTGAAAATGAAGGTAAAGGAGTTTCCCATCAGCGATTTACTCAAGCGCCATAGATTCGAATCCTCCGGAGCCGATCTTGAATCGATCCTGATCCGCGCAAAATTTAATGCCGCTATGGAAGGGCATGTCATTGTCACAAGGGAAGATATGGAACAGGCCTTTGAGGATTTTATTCCCCCTGCCTATCCCCACGAGATTGAGCTACAGAATTTGGTCGCCGTTTTGGAATGTACAAGCAGAGAGATGGTGCCAAAACGCTTTCAGAATTTGGATCGAACGAAATTGGTAAACCAGATTCGGGATCTTAAAGAACTTCTTGGAGAGCGGGAATGA
- a CDS encoding ATP-binding cassette domain-containing protein, translating into MEDKEPDTVIRLEDVTLILDGHKILDSVSMSFWEGHIHAVVGPNGAGKSTLAHTIMGLPDYLGHTGAIFHRGERIEKLPVDKRARRGITLAWQEPARFQGIGVDSFIRSAAEAKGSSVDSGEMLKLVGLDPDRYLVRNVDKTLSGGERKRIELASIVAMRPDVVLMDEPDSGVDIEAINYIFDVLEKLRNWGTTVILITHSPEVLKRADHSFLLCNGQVVDKGRVERMSGYFTGHCVPCVHKNNPVWDERLRRENG; encoded by the coding sequence ATGGAGGACAAAGAGCCGGATACGGTGATTCGGCTGGAGGATGTAACGCTCATCCTGGATGGGCATAAGATACTGGATTCGGTGAGCATGAGTTTCTGGGAGGGGCATATCCACGCGGTGGTTGGCCCGAACGGAGCCGGGAAAAGTACTCTTGCCCATACCATTATGGGCTTACCTGATTATCTGGGGCACACCGGAGCCATTTTTCACCGGGGTGAACGTATCGAAAAGCTGCCGGTTGATAAGCGCGCTCGTCGTGGCATCACCCTTGCCTGGCAGGAGCCTGCCCGTTTTCAAGGCATCGGAGTAGACAGTTTTATTCGCAGTGCCGCCGAGGCAAAAGGCAGTTCCGTTGATTCTGGAGAGATGCTGAAGCTTGTCGGTCTCGACCCCGACCGTTATCTTGTCAGAAATGTAGATAAAACCCTCAGTGGTGGTGAGCGCAAGCGCATCGAACTGGCTTCCATCGTGGCGATGCGCCCTGATGTGGTTCTTATGGATGAACCCGATTCAGGTGTCGATATCGAGGCAATCAACTACATTTTTGATGTGCTGGAAAAGCTCCGCAACTGGGGAACGACGGTTATCCTGATAACCCATTCTCCCGAAGTCCTGAAAAGGGCTGATCACTCGTTTTTGCTGTGTAATGGTCAGGTAGTGGACAAGGGGCGTGTAGAAAGAATGAGCGGTTATTTTACGGGGCATTGTGTCCCTTGTGTGCACAAAAATAATCCCGTATGGGATGAGAGGTTACGCCGTGAGAATGGATGA
- the rnhA gene encoding ribonuclease HI — protein MNEKEKAVIVYTDGGCHGNPGPGGWACIILSSDNRIEKRGFEAATTNNRMELTAVITALETILSSTSLQKSSVELHTDSQYVRNGITSWISGWIKKGWKTASGSAVKNRELWERLKQLDDRLTVTWRWVRGHDGNELNEACDALVQQAIREGK, from the coding sequence ATGAACGAAAAAGAAAAAGCTGTAATTGTCTATACGGACGGTGGTTGCCATGGGAACCCCGGGCCGGGGGGCTGGGCGTGTATTATTCTCTCCTCCGATAATCGGATTGAGAAGCGGGGTTTTGAAGCGGCCACAACCAATAATCGCATGGAATTAACGGCGGTCATTACCGCTCTGGAAACCATTCTTTCCAGCACGTCGCTGCAAAAATCTTCTGTGGAACTACATACCGATAGTCAGTATGTACGTAACGGGATCACCAGCTGGATCAGCGGATGGATTAAGAAGGGGTGGAAAACCGCTTCGGGCTCGGCGGTAAAGAACCGTGAATTGTGGGAACGGCTCAAGCAGCTGGATGATAGGCTCACGGTTACCTGGCGTTGGGTACGAGGTCATGACGGTAACGAGCTGAACGAGGCGTGTGATGCCTTGGTTCAGCAGGCGATCAGAGAAGGAAAGTAA
- a CDS encoding YifB family Mg chelatase-like AAA ATPase gives MDIFAYAGHGYEGSLVHVEVDLRRGIPGIEVVGLPDNAVREARQRVRAGIRNSGFTFPLDRILINLAPAGLKKGGASFDLPIAISLLLASGQVRPGTALASGRMLILGELELSGRVRSIRGTLAAMAAAKSAGITHILVPSSNVREAASSALKVAGIEYLSELSDLLSDTKRFLFQPGDHGEYPSEEACIGDFSDIKGSSLLRRALEIAAAGRHHLLLFGPPGSGKTMSIDRYPSILPDLDLERSLEVTRIHSLDPFSNVSGTLMVRPPVRRPHHSATREGLIGGEKENRPGEVALAHEGVLFLDEALEFRESLLQSLREPIERGRVDISRSGSSYWFPTRFQLILATNVCPCGRLGRPDGGCGCTEKEIARYWRKAGAALMDRIDIRVPCSPLAPELFLGPPGEGSGVVRERVRLARDREERRNREEGVLNGFLPDAKLHRYCVLDREAGLLFSQAVERFAFSSRASASLLRVGRTIADLDGKEKIDAEALCEAVAFRRFGDRDLFWCRL, from the coding sequence ATGGATATTTTTGCATACGCCGGTCACGGCTATGAGGGGAGTTTGGTTCATGTCGAGGTAGATCTGCGAAGGGGGATACCCGGCATCGAGGTCGTGGGTCTTCCCGATAATGCGGTGAGGGAGGCACGGCAGCGGGTCCGGGCAGGGATACGCAACAGCGGTTTTACCTTCCCGTTGGATCGTATCCTGATCAATCTTGCGCCTGCAGGGCTAAAAAAGGGGGGAGCATCTTTCGACCTTCCCATTGCCATTTCTCTGCTGCTTGCTTCCGGACAGGTACGGCCCGGAACGGCCCTTGCTTCCGGGCGAATGCTGATTCTTGGTGAACTGGAGCTTTCGGGCAGAGTACGATCGATTCGGGGAACGCTGGCCGCCATGGCAGCGGCAAAGTCGGCGGGCATCACGCATATCCTGGTTCCTTCATCCAATGTACGGGAGGCCGCCTCTTCGGCGCTCAAGGTGGCCGGTATCGAATATCTGTCGGAACTTTCCGACCTTCTTTCCGATACGAAACGCTTTCTCTTCCAGCCAGGGGACCATGGGGAATATCCTTCCGAAGAGGCGTGCATCGGAGATTTTTCCGATATTAAGGGTTCTTCGCTCCTTCGCCGTGCCTTGGAGATAGCCGCTGCAGGGAGACATCATCTCCTGCTTTTCGGCCCTCCGGGCAGCGGTAAAACCATGTCGATCGACCGCTATCCTTCAATTCTCCCTGATCTCGATCTGGAGCGATCCCTTGAGGTAACCCGTATTCATTCCCTCGATCCCTTTTCCAATGTATCAGGTACGCTGATGGTCCGTCCGCCTGTCAGGCGTCCTCATCATAGTGCTACACGGGAGGGGCTCATCGGCGGAGAAAAGGAAAACCGGCCGGGAGAGGTGGCCTTGGCACATGAAGGGGTGCTTTTCCTCGACGAGGCTTTGGAATTTCGTGAAAGCCTTCTGCAAAGTCTACGTGAGCCCATAGAACGTGGACGGGTCGACATATCACGAAGCGGGAGTAGTTATTGGTTTCCTACACGGTTTCAGCTCATTCTTGCCACCAATGTTTGTCCCTGCGGAAGACTCGGCAGACCGGACGGCGGCTGCGGCTGTACCGAAAAAGAGATTGCACGCTACTGGAGGAAGGCGGGTGCTGCCCTGATGGACCGAATCGATATCAGAGTACCATGTTCGCCCCTTGCCCCCGAACTGTTTCTCGGTCCACCGGGAGAAGGTTCAGGTGTTGTTCGGGAACGAGTTCGACTTGCCCGTGACAGGGAAGAGAGGCGAAACCGTGAGGAAGGTGTACTGAACGGCTTTCTGCCGGATGCAAAGCTACACCGTTATTGTGTGCTGGACAGGGAAGCCGGACTCCTTTTTTCTCAAGCCGTGGAGCGTTTTGCCTTCAGCAGTAGGGCTTCGGCCTCGCTTTTACGAGTCGGAAGAACCATTGCGGACCTTGACGGCAAGGAGAAGATAGATGCCGAGGCCTTGTGTGAGGCCGTGGCTTTCCGACGTTTCGGCGACCGCGATCTTTTCTGGTGCAGGCTTTGA
- a CDS encoding aldose epimerase family protein, translating to MKLERNPFGITSDGKAVDSITMENGNGIRCTFITYGASLTSFRMPDRSGHIDELTLGFDNLASYEGNHPYYGATVGRFANRIAKGSFSIDGIDYKVDINEPPNHLHGGKEGFSRKIWEMFPIRREKEAGATFTLTSEDGDAGFPGTVDVSLTVLLTEGNELIFSYTAVSDKPTPINLTNHSYWNLAGSCSRPIYDHILTLHSDAFLEPDEELIPTGRKINVANTPFDFRSPKAIGRDIEAAGGYDHCFILSHEHALSIPAAEVKDEKSGRSMTVLTINPGVQFYTGNMLSGQLTRDGIAAPHSAFCLETQEFPDAMNHDNFPMAILRPGERYERKTMYLFSVE from the coding sequence ATGAAGCTTGAACGAAATCCATTCGGCATTACCTCAGACGGTAAGGCCGTCGATTCCATCACCATGGAAAACGGTAACGGTATTCGATGTACCTTTATCACCTATGGTGCATCCCTTACCAGCTTTCGCATGCCGGACAGATCCGGACATATCGACGAACTTACCCTTGGTTTTGATAATCTTGCATCCTACGAGGGAAATCATCCCTATTACGGTGCGACGGTGGGGCGTTTTGCCAACCGCATCGCAAAGGGAAGCTTTTCCATCGACGGGATAGACTACAAGGTAGATATCAACGAACCCCCGAATCATCTCCACGGCGGGAAAGAGGGGTTCAGCAGGAAGATATGGGAGATGTTTCCGATCAGGCGCGAAAAGGAAGCCGGCGCTACCTTTACCCTCACCAGTGAAGATGGCGATGCAGGATTTCCCGGGACCGTCGATGTCTCGCTGACCGTGCTGCTCACCGAAGGGAATGAACTGATTTTTTCCTATACCGCCGTCAGCGATAAACCGACCCCGATCAACCTTACCAATCACAGCTACTGGAACCTTGCAGGTTCATGCAGCAGGCCCATTTACGATCATATCCTCACGCTCCACAGCGATGCCTTTCTCGAGCCGGATGAAGAGCTGATACCAACGGGCCGGAAAATCAATGTGGCTAACACTCCCTTTGACTTTCGTAGTCCAAAAGCCATCGGTCGGGATATAGAGGCGGCCGGCGGCTACGATCACTGTTTCATTCTTAGTCATGAACATGCCCTTTCCATTCCCGCAGCAGAGGTAAAAGATGAAAAAAGCGGCAGAAGCATGACCGTGCTGACCATCAACCCGGGGGTCCAGTTTTATACCGGTAACATGCTTTCAGGTCAGCTCACTCGGGATGGGATCGCAGCCCCCCACTCCGCCTTCTGCCTTGAAACCCAGGAGTTTCCGGACGCCATGAATCACGACAATTTCCCCATGGCTATCTTACGTCCCGGGGAGCGCTACGAACGAAAAACCATGTATCTGTTCTCGGTAGAATAG
- a CDS encoding MFS transporter yields the protein MASSQIKKDLQFWKFSLYGFLKNLQFFDPFLVLFFREMGISFFQIGVLYSVRELATNITEIPTGIVADTLGRRTAMICAFLSYIISFTIFYLFPGFSFYAIAMIAFALGESFRSGTHKAMIMEYLKRNGMAEQKVEYYGHTRGWSQKGSALSALIAALLVFFSGSYRIVFLWSIVPYIAAMGLILTYPKELDFSCDSDEECADRRSRGRVEMMKQTVRDFSSMFRDPMVRQALLNSSLFDASFKTVKDYVQPILKALALALPVFAFLEGNQRVALISGIVYMVLYLLTSVASSRSGRFHNRFSQKYGGLNATFLCSVGAMLLVGIFLLLGLKVAAIIVFIFYYLLENVRRPASLGLLSDRIKNSVMATGLSGESQLKTILVAIFSPLFGLAADRLGIGYAMLFLGLISGLAYPALRFGKVDRQSA from the coding sequence ATGGCTTCTTCTCAAATAAAGAAAGACCTCCAGTTTTGGAAGTTTTCTTTGTATGGCTTCCTGAAAAATCTTCAGTTTTTCGATCCATTTCTTGTTCTCTTTTTCCGGGAAATGGGAATCAGTTTTTTTCAAATAGGAGTTCTTTATTCTGTTCGCGAGCTTGCAACAAATATTACGGAAATTCCAACCGGTATTGTTGCCGATACCCTTGGCCGCAGAACTGCAATGATTTGTGCTTTCCTTAGCTATATTATCAGCTTTACAATTTTCTATCTTTTCCCCGGCTTTTCATTCTATGCTATCGCTATGATTGCCTTTGCCCTTGGTGAGAGTTTCCGTTCAGGAACCCATAAGGCGATGATTATGGAGTACCTAAAGCGCAACGGGATGGCCGAACAAAAGGTAGAGTATTATGGTCATACGCGAGGCTGGTCTCAGAAGGGTTCTGCACTTTCCGCTTTGATTGCCGCATTGCTGGTGTTCTTTTCCGGTAGCTACCGGATCGTGTTTCTCTGGAGTATTGTTCCCTACATAGCAGCAATGGGCTTGATTTTGACCTACCCGAAAGAGCTGGATTTTTCCTGCGATAGTGATGAAGAGTGCGCCGATCGCAGGTCCCGGGGCAGAGTTGAAATGATGAAACAAACCGTGAGGGATTTTTCCTCCATGTTCCGAGATCCCATGGTCAGACAGGCCCTTCTGAATTCAAGTCTTTTTGATGCTTCCTTCAAAACCGTGAAGGACTATGTTCAGCCGATTCTAAAGGCCCTTGCTTTGGCGCTTCCTGTCTTTGCTTTTTTGGAGGGGAATCAGCGGGTTGCACTGATTTCCGGAATCGTCTACATGGTTTTGTATCTTCTCACGAGTGTGGCCAGCAGTCGATCAGGCAGATTTCATAATCGTTTTTCTCAAAAATATGGTGGACTAAATGCCACCTTCCTCTGTTCGGTAGGGGCCATGCTATTGGTCGGCATATTCCTTTTGCTTGGCCTGAAAGTCGCCGCAATCATCGTATTTATTTTCTATTACCTGCTCGAAAACGTACGGCGCCCGGCAAGTCTGGGACTGCTTAGCGATCGAATAAAGAATTCGGTGATGGCTACCGGGCTTTCGGGGGAGAGTCAGTTGAAAACGATTCTGGTGGCGATTTTTTCGCCGCTCTTCGGCCTTGCGGCCGACAGATTGGGAATCGGATATGCAATGCTGTTTCTCGGACTCATATCCGGGCTTGCCTATCCTGCATTACGCTTCGGTAAAGTTGACCGGCAATCAGCTTGA
- the cyaB gene encoding class IV adenylate cyclase gives MSFEVEAKAWVRSEEERHRIEDFLRREARFDAAFHKLDYYYAPSKGMHDSDQLIRIRYLDPKSLENSPAVVTRKEKSFRGKVEINREVEFNVDPASSFEDMLFFFGYSHYITKEKKGYSYYLDSAHIELCEVSGLGYFIEIEVVLPETMDSLPPQKAADNIRSIFDRLGIAETEFEKRYYIELLLEGR, from the coding sequence TTGTCCTTCGAGGTTGAGGCAAAGGCTTGGGTTCGAAGTGAGGAAGAACGGCATAGAATAGAGGACTTCCTTCGACGAGAGGCTCGTTTTGACGCTGCGTTTCATAAGCTGGACTATTACTATGCTCCCTCCAAGGGGATGCATGACAGTGATCAACTCATTCGTATACGTTATCTCGATCCGAAATCCTTGGAAAATTCTCCAGCCGTGGTCACCCGAAAAGAGAAATCTTTCCGTGGAAAGGTTGAAATAAACCGCGAGGTCGAATTCAACGTCGATCCTGCGTCCTCTTTTGAGGATATGCTTTTTTTCTTCGGATATTCTCACTATATTACTAAAGAAAAAAAAGGATACAGCTACTATCTTGATTCCGCGCATATCGAATTGTGTGAAGTAAGTGGCCTCGGTTACTTTATCGAGATCGAAGTTGTTCTTCCCGAAACTATGGATTCCTTACCTCCGCAAAAGGCGGCGGACAACATTCGATCCATCTTTGACCGCTTGGGGATTGCGGAAACGGAATTTGAAAAGCGCTATTATATTGAGCTTCTGCTCGAGGGGAGATAA
- a CDS encoding MBL fold metallo-hydrolase, with protein MNTRPFQAPLSLSNDGALSLFFVGVGSAFSKVNYQTNILIIKGREHLLIDCGTRCGYAFTELGSNLADIDTMLITHSHADHIGGLEEALLMARYVRKRKISLILPVPYRRTLWNYSLKGGVAFNERHNGKELRFSDVARLLTPKPMDMLGRQAYHYRFGSIDLKLLRTMHIPDNAESWKDSFWSTAVVIDDRIFFSGDTRFDPKLVEEVETTFEPEIIFHDCQFFTGGVHAGIDELAILPAAVKKKMLLVHYGDDWEKQTTRVRELGFAGLTRQWLFYDFPEKKH; from the coding sequence ATGAATACTCGCCCCTTCCAAGCGCCGCTGAGCCTTTCCAACGATGGAGCCCTGTCTCTCTTCTTCGTGGGTGTCGGCAGTGCCTTTAGTAAAGTCAACTATCAAACCAATATACTGATCATCAAAGGAAGGGAACATCTGCTTATCGATTGCGGAACACGGTGCGGTTACGCTTTCACAGAATTGGGCTCAAACCTTGCCGATATCGATACAATGCTTATCACCCATTCCCATGCCGATCACATAGGAGGCTTGGAAGAGGCGCTTTTAATGGCTCGATACGTGAGGAAGCGAAAAATTAGCCTTATTCTCCCGGTCCCCTACCGTCGAACATTATGGAACTATAGCCTAAAGGGAGGAGTGGCTTTCAACGAACGTCATAACGGCAAAGAGCTTCGTTTTTCGGATGTCGCAAGACTTTTGACTCCCAAACCGATGGATATGTTAGGCAGACAAGCCTACCACTATCGCTTTGGTTCCATTGACCTCAAACTCCTCCGTACCATGCATATCCCCGATAACGCCGAAAGTTGGAAGGATAGTTTCTGGAGCACGGCAGTGGTGATCGACGATCGCATCTTTTTCAGCGGGGATACCCGTTTCGACCCGAAGCTGGTAGAAGAGGTCGAAACGACCTTTGAGCCGGAGATTATATTCCATGACTGTCAATTTTTTACCGGCGGCGTCCACGCGGGGATCGACGAGCTTGCAATCTTACCTGCGGCGGTAAAAAAGAAAATGCTACTTGTCCATTACGGAGATGATTGGGAAAAGCAAACCACTCGGGTAAGGGAGCTGGGCTTTGCTGGACTTACTCGACAGTGGCTTTTTTACGATTTCCCGGAAAAGAAGCATTAA